In one Mauremys mutica isolate MM-2020 ecotype Southern chromosome 3, ASM2049712v1, whole genome shotgun sequence genomic region, the following are encoded:
- the MGME1 gene encoding mitochondrial genome maintenance exonuclease 1: MLLLGMKSIELLTRKSGRLKMLLTEHFCKNQVPYVRLCISSYLCSKKKKENGYEQVDQERYMNLVRSVTSSKASPQTPETLFEEDNLIYGPVNKFKSPVKDVEAKFPKNWVPLINSSKRTLPPNSDRKHLLQIGLQRHKVPSVTSVLQQTMPLDQAFYLKRWKQRMILELGKDGFAEYTKNLFLQGKLFHSALESVFLSEEVPLKEQEKDTTVSGYLASVQHVLRDISGVKALESAVHHETLHYSGLVDCVAEYRGQLCVIDWKTSEKSKPYLRNTFDNPLQVAAYTGAINHDANYDFQVNCGLIVVSYKDGSPAHPHFMDSDLCSQYWNKWLLRLEEYTEKEKNNNAIETS, encoded by the exons ATGCTGCTTCTGGGAATGAAATCCATCGAGCTATTAACCAGAAAATCTGGGAGACTAAAAATGCTGTTGACagaacatttttgcaaaaatcAAGTCCCATATGTGCGCCTGTGTATCTCCTCCTACCTTTGTagcaagaagaaaaaagaaaatggttATGAGCAAGTTGACCAAGAAAGATACATGAACTTGGTCCGTTCTGTCACATCTTCTAAAGCCAGCCCTCAGACACCGGAAACATTGTTTGAAGAAGATAATCTGATATACGGACCAGTGAATAAGTTTAAGTCTCCAGTTAAGGATGTTGAAGCAAAATTTCCAAAAAATTGGGTCCCTCTGATAAACTCCAGTAAAAGAACTTTGCCTCCAAACAGTGACCGAAAGCACCTGCTGCAAATCGGTTTACAAAGGCACAAGGTGCCCAGTGTGACGAGTGTTCTTCAGCAGACCATGCCTTTGGACCAGGCATTCTACCTGAAGAGGTGGAAGCAGCGGATGATTCTGGAACTTGGAAAAGATGGGTTTGCAGAATATACCAAAA ATCTCTTCCTTCAAGGAAAACTATTCCATTCAGCTTTGGAATCTGTCTTTTTGTCTGAAGAGGTTCCATTGAAGGAGCAGGAAAAAGATACCACTGTCTCTGGCTACTTAGCAAGTGTGCAGCATGTCCTGAGAGACATCAGTGGAGTAAAAGCTCTTGAAAGTGCAGTTCATCATGAGACTCTTCACTATTCAGGCCTTGTAGATTGTGTGGCTGAGTATCG AGGCCAGTTATGTGTGATTGACTGGAAGACTTCAGAGAAATCAAAGCCGTATCTCCGGAACACATTTGACAACCCACTACAGGTTGCAGCATATACCGGAGCCATAAACCATGATGCTAATTATGACTTCCAG GTTAATTGTGGCCTCATTGTGGTTTCTTATAAAGATGGCTCCCCTGCACATCCACATTTCATGGACTCGGATCTGTGCTCTCAGTATTGGAACAAATGGCTCCTGCGCCTTGAAGAAtacacagagaaggaaaaaaacaataaTGCAATTGAGACAAGTTAG